The window TTACAGCGCCTTATGAGGTAGATGCTAGGCGCTGCATCTCTTACTTGACCATAGAGCTTAAAACCAGCATTCCTATTGAATTCAGGTCGCTCATTGGAAACCGTGTGTATGGTTGCGATGATTGTCAGCTTTTTTGCCCTTGGAATAAGTTTGCTGAAATCACTCATGAGTCAGATTTTGCAGTCAAAAATGGTTTGGATAATATCAGTTTGGTGCAATGCTTCGCGTGGACTGAAGCGCAGTTCAAGCAGAATATGGCGGGTAGCGCGATTTACCGGATTGGCTACGAACAGTGGTTGCGCAATATTGCAGTTGGTTTAGGCAATGCAAGCACTACGCCCGAAATATTAGAAGCACTGCAAAACCGCAAGAATGATGCATCCGCTTTATTACGTGAACATATTGATTGGGCATTAGAACAACACAAACTTAGTAGTGATACGGCTGATATTTAAAATACTAAGCATTTGATTTAACCAATAACTTTAATGCTCATCCCCTCTAAATCTACGCTCATAAAATATACTATTGCCATTGATTCGCTTAGCTTCCTTCTTCGCAACTGTCATGGCTGCGGAAACTTCATAATGACTAGCGAACTCCTCTGGGACAATTTTCACCGCACCAATCGATAAAGTACTGAATGGATAAAATGTACTTTTGCCTTGCCTATCATCAATCTCAATCCCACCGATTTTTCGGTCTTCTTCACTATAAAAAGTAGGGATAACCTCCTCTAAGTGAGAAAGTATAAAATTACACCGCTCCTCCCAATTGGTAGTTTGGCAGATTAAAATAAAGTCGTCGCCACCAATATGCCCGACAAAATCCAAGTTAACATCAACAGACTTTGCTAAGGTTTCACCTACCAGCTGGAGTACAAGGTCACCTTGCCTAAAGCCATAGGCATCATTAAATGGCTTAAAGTTATCCAAATCACAATAGCATGCCCAAAATGTATTTTTCTTTTCTAGTAAGCGGTCTATATGTTCGTTTATCGGTACATTACCCGGCAATAAAGTCAGCGGGTTAGCGTAACGAGCTGCGCTGATTTGCATTTCGGTAATTTTTCTCAACAAGGCATGACCACTACCTAAGCCTATATACTTTTCATTTTCAGTAATGATAAAACCATTGGTTAAATGATGAGGCTCCATTTGAGTAATCAGGTCACTAAGCTCATGATAGGTAATGCTACCATCAACAATTAAAGGCTTTGTGTCCATAAACTCTGTACATGAGTGCTTGCCATATAACTCTTTTCTAAAAGGCCGGACAAAGCTATCAATCATACTAAATCGGCTTATCAAGCCTACCGGAATGCCATTTTCAACAACGGGAATCGAAAATAACTTTTCGTTACTTTCAAACATCACATTCACTTCATCATTAGTTGTAGCTGGTGTAACGAAAGGCGCTTTCTCTAATAACTTCAAAATATTACCTTGCCGTTCAGTACCAGCGGCCTTAGGAAAAACGCTGATAGTTTTTCGTGTAAAAAGATGCTGAATATTTTTACTTACATGCTGGATAGGTTCTGGAAGTGGATGACCCAACAAATATCCTTGGCAATACGCAATATTCAAGTCACGTAGAATAACAAACTCAGCTTCAGTCTCCACTCCCTCTGCAATCACTTTAGTACTTGAGTTATCAGCTATTTGCTGAATAGACTTTACAAACTGTAGTTTGACGGGGTCTGAATTGATAGAGTGAATGAAGTGTTTATCGATTTTTACATACTCTGGACGCAGCTCTGACCAAAGCCTTAATGTTGAGTAACCTTCCCCTAAGTCATCAAGCGCAATTTGAAAGCCAACATTTCTATAACTGTCGATGACCTTATACAGCTCTGAATAATCAAAGGTCGGAGAACTCTCAGTAAGCTCAAGCACGATGTTCTTAGGATTTAGGCCCAAACTCTCAATATAATCAATTGATATAAGCTTGTTACGACCAAACTCCTGTAAGCACTCAGGACTAACATTCACAAATATTTTATTTGAGCAGGCGTGCTTTGCAAAACTTTCCAATCCAACTTTAAGGCTTGCTAACTCCAAATCACACACTCGATTTTCAACTTTAGCAAATTTAAATAAATTATGCGGAGAATATAAATCTGAATTTTCTGGGCCTCTTATCAGCCCTTCATGCCCAAGTATGACTCCACTTTGAATGTTGATGATTGGCTGGAATACACTTGCTAACGTTTGACGATCAATAATGTCATGTAAAATTTTACTTTGGTTAATTTCAGGAGATTTAGTGTCAAATAATCGAAGTAATTGCATGTTTTTCCCAAACATTTCAGATGGTTAATGCATCATGCAATCAAAAAAATATTGAATCACTACATACACCAACAGTAGCTCAAAACACTATGCTTGAATTATGACGGGGTCATTACAAAGCTATTACTAAAATTGGTGAATTTAGAACCTAGGGCTTAAGAGCTAGATTGAACTGGGCAATTGGCATTGGTCTACCAAACAGAAAGCCTTGGTATGCATTACAACCACAATTCATTAGGAGTTCACGCTGCTCATCAGTTTCAACCCCCTCGGCAATCACGTCTAGGTTTAGGGTTTCTGCCATAGCTATCACTGTACGCACTATGGCTTGATCGCTAGTATCGATTGCAATTTCCCTCACGAATGACCGATCTATTTTCAATTGATATAGCGGAAGCAACTTGAGATATTGCAGAGAGGAATAACCCGTACCAAAGTCATCCAGGGAGAAGTTAACACCAATATTTTTTAGCTCCATCATCTTAGTGATAGTCGCTTCAATATTTTCCAGCATGATACTTTCTGTTAACTCTAATTTAAGTCGAATTGGGTTAATACCACTATGCTTCACCGCAGCCTGAACCTGTTTTGCGAATGTGTTTTGGTAGAACTGTTTTGCACTGACATTAATTGAGAGTGTGAGGGCTTGTGTTTGCCGTTTTGTTTGCCATGCTTTAAGCTGAGCACAGGCAGTTTCCAACACCCATTGCCCTATTGGTAAAATCAAGCCAGTTTCTTCAGCTAACGGAATAAATTCTAAGGGTGAAACTAAGCCGCGCTCTGGATGAATCCAGCGAATCAGTGCTTCCGCCCCTAATGCCTTGCCCAATCGATCAACCTGAACTTGGTAATAAAGCTCGAACTGATTGTTATCTAGGGCTTTACGTAAATCTACTTCTAATGCAGCGCGCATATTAATCGCTTCTTGCATATTCGGGTCAAAGAAACATAAGGTATTTCTACCCATTTTTTTAGCCTGATACATAGCAATATCAGCATGTTTTAATAGCACATCCTGAGAATGCTCATTTTCACTAAATAACACAACGCCAATACTAGCCGTTGTCTGATATGCGCTTGCACCAAGCTGGTAAGGCTGACTAATAGATATTAAAATTTTATTGGCAATAGTCTCAGCCTGCCCGGCAGCTTCTAAAGGGTGCTTACTCAAGTCTTCCAGCATAACCACAAACTCATCACCACCTAAACGCGCCACGGTGTCGCCTTCACGCACACAGTCGGTAAGTCTGTCAGCCACTTGTCTTAACAGCAAGTCACCCACGTCATGACCAAGTGTGTCATTGAGTGTTTTAAAATGATCAAGATCGAGAAAGAGCAAAGCCCCACCCCAGCCTAGACGTGCGCCAGCTGATAAAGCATGATTCAGGCGATCAATTAAAAGCCGTCGATTAGGTAAACGCGTCAACACATCATAAAAAGCTAAGTGATTGATTTCAGCTTCTGCAGCATTCCGCAATGTCACATCGGTAAACGTGGCGACATAATTCGTCACAATACCGTTGTCACCCATCACTGCGGTAATCGTGAGATGCTGTGGATAAACCTCACCATTTTTGCGGCGATTCCAAACCTCACCTTCCCAATAACCACTTGCATCAATGTTTTGCCACATTGATGCGTAAAAATCTTCATGATGATGGCCAGAACTCACTAAGCGCGGCGTCTGACCTACCGCCTCTTCTGCCGTATACCCAGAGATTTTAGTGAAAGCTTTATTGACTCGAAGGATAATCTTATTAACATCTGTCACCATCATGCCTTCTTGAGATTCAAACGCGGTAGCCGCAATGCGAAACTCTAATTCAGCTAGCTTACGTTCAGTAATGTCTAAAGAAGTGCCCGTAGCACGAATAGCCCGTCCACTAGCATCACGAATGACTTTGATTGAGTTACTCAACGTACGCACTGCTCCCAAAGATGGATTGGTGCGGGACTCAAATTGAATTGAGCCGATGAGTGTTGCTAATTGGCGTTGAATATCGGTCACTAGGTCACGGTCATCAGGATGAATTAGCTCAAGATATTCAGCAAAACTTGGCGTGCCTAACTCTGGATCAAGGTCGTACAAACGAAAGTTTTCATCAGACCAACTGCCAACCATAGTAGTTAAATCTAACTCCCAGCTGCCTAAGTGCGCACTGGCTTGGGCTTTAGCTAAACTGGCGGAACTTTCAAGTAGTTTTAATTCAGATTGCTTGCGCTCAGTCACATCGCGCGACAACAAAATAAAGCGAATATCTTCGCCTGCTACTTTTGGTTTTTTAGCTACCGAAAGTTCAAACCAGAACTTACCTCCTGGCAGTGTCAGTTCAAACTGCCTACCCTGTGACCTATCCGTATCATATGCCTCACTAATTGCAGACATCACAATGTTAGCCGCACCTTCTGGCATAACTTCGCGCACAGTTTTTCCGATTAAGGCTTCTGGTGGAACCGGCAATAAGTGTTTACTAGGCGAGTGTGCAGAAAAATATCGACCATGAATGTCAATTTCGAATAGTAAATCAGGAATGGCATCTATGATCGCTTGCAGCCTAACATCGGAGCGTTGCTTTTCTTCCTCAGTATGCTTTAACTGGGTCACATCGAGCATCGCTACACGCAATATAGGTTGTTCAGCATCATCATCCATGCGCAAACAGTTGAGATTAGCGGTGATGATCGCACCACTGACATGCGTCAGTTTAATATCAAAATTTAGCTCTTCTCCGCCGTCTAGATCCTGCATACTTAAAAATAACTTTTGCCAACGAGATTTCTCTTCATCGATGACGAATTGACTAAAATGCTGCTCGTTAAGCTCGCCACGCTTCACACCTAACATTGAAGTCACTTTCCAATTCACTTCAGTGATCATGCCATGCTTGCTGATAGAGAGATAACCTATTGGCGCAAACTCATAAAGATCTCTATAACGGTCACGTGATTCTGCGGCTTCTAACTGTGCTAACTGTAACTTATCTTGCGCCAAGCGACGCTGTGCTTCGCGATCGAAATTATCCAACGCAAAGCTAATATCAGAGGTCATTTCATTCAATAGTGCTATCGTCTCTTGATCAAATGCATCTATTTCAGGGCTGTAAACAATAAATATGGCAAATGGCTTACCATTTCGAGCAATAGGAAATGCCCCTAAAGCTTTCCAACCATATTGATGCGAATATGCCCGCCAAGGCTGAGTGAGTGGGTCTTCTAAGAAATTATTAACAACGACGTAGTGATTCTCTCTAAATGCAGTGCCACTAGGCCCTTGACCTTCTTGAATGTCTGCACGGCTCGAAATTTGAAGGCTTTCTAAGAAATCTAAGCCATGACCATAAGTCGCCACAGGTAAAATCAGCTTACTCTCCTCATCTAGCACCCCTACCCAAGCCGTTTGCATACCGCCAAATTTAACAGCGCACTTGCATGCTAAAGGAAATAAGTCATTCTCATCCGACATGCGAACAATCGCTTGGTTAGTTTCACTCAATGCTTGATACAGATTGTTTAATCTAAGAATGCGATGCTCATTTTTTTTACGATTGGTCAGGTTGTGCAAAATAGCAAAGTAAGTATGATCATCTAATTTACGTGCATTCACTTCTGCCATGAACTTAGTACCATCCTTGCGCACATGTACCCATTCCCCCGTATGAGACTCGCCAGCCATCATGCTTTCTAAAACAGGATTTACTCTCTCAACTTCTGCATCGACTAATACTCTAGGTAAGTGAAGGCTTAAAAACTCTTCACGCTGGTAACCAAACATCTCTAATGCTGCAGGGTTAGCATCAAGAATGCGATGCTCTTGATTGAGCACTAAAATACCTGATCCAGACTGTTTAAAAAGCTTTAGATACCGGTTTTTTGCAACTTGTTGACCTTTTACCAAAACCCAAGCTAGCAAAGCTAGCATTAAAGATAAGGCGAAGCCGGCTCCAGCAATAATTTTAGATTGATGAAGATTGGTAACACGCAACTCAAATTCAGGCGTGGTATTTAATAGCAATGTCCAAGTATGTCCAGCAAAGTCCAACTGACGTTTGGTTTGTAGCATACCCTCAGCAATACTGTATTTTGGTGACTTTGTAGCTGAGCGATACATGAGTGATTGACCCGAGACCGTATTGCCATCATGAATCTCAAGGCCAATGTCTTGATCAAACTCACCCTTAAGCCCAGCCATTAAATCGTTAATACGAAACGGCACATCTACCCAACCCTTAATGTTAGTGCGCTTGGCACTTAGCGTATCAAGTCTTGCACCGGCTTTAAAAATTGGTAGATACATCACAAAAGAAAACACGTTTGACTTACCTGCATCTTGCACCAAGGTAAAGTGGTTCGAAATGGCGACTTCATTTGAGTCGCGAGCCCGCTCCATTGCAGCACGGGCGATAGGCACGGCAAATACATCTAAACCTAAAGCCTTAATATTATCACCAGCCATAGGCTCCATACGAATGATGGGCGCATATACTTGGCGGTTACCCTCGGGTCTGATTTTGTAATTGGGTAATCCCAGTTTGCGAATTTCTTCGAGATGCCGAGTTTTATCAGCATATGGCACGATGGTGACTAAGCCTATTCCCAGTACCCCCGTTTTTTTTTCGTGTATTTTTAAGGCGTCAACATAAGATCGAAACTCACTCACAGTCACGCTTTCTGAACCATCAATAAAACCCTTCACACCTCGCATCACGGTTTCATAGGCATGTAAGCGAGCGAGTATGTTGGTTTGAGTTTGATCTGCGGCGTACTCTAATGCTGCATTTAAATTTTCCGTATGGTTTTTGTTAGCTTCGCGCCATAAAACCGCAGTAATGATTAGCCCAACTAGCAACACCATGGCAGAAATTAACCAAGGAGCAAGCCTAGTCTTAACTAAATCTAACAAACGTTTTTTATTCCAAGAAACCATACCTTCTATTCTTAAAATTGATGTTATTTATTTTAAATATCTAGCTGCTTTGCAATACGTGAGATAGCCCTTCAAAATCGATAAAAACACAGCAAAACCACCAATAGTTAGAGATCAGCAATCAATTAACTGGTGTGCAATACCATAAGAATATCAGCGCAATCTTAATTTATCTAATATCGGCAACATAATATAAAAATTCAATGTACCCCCAAGCGAGGCATCGAATTTAGATTTACTAACAATGAACACATTCAATACCAACAATTAAATAATGAATTTTTTTTGCACCAACATGGCGGCACCAATAATACCTGCTTGGTCACCCATGCTAGAGATACTTAGATTCACGTTACCACGTAAAGCTGGAATCAAATCTTCGTTTAACTGCTGTGCAAAGGCTGGCTCTATAAGCGACCAAGCGGCACTCATGCCCCCCCCTATCACTACATTGGTCACGTCGATTACTTTTAAAACCTGTGCCAATGCCTGAGCAAGTGCTTTACCCGCTAAAGAATAGGCAGAAATAGCATGTGTGTCACCCTGATGAGCAAGGCGTGCAATTTCGTGTGAGTTATATTGTTGACCAGTTGCTTCTAAATAGCTAATTGCAACCCCACTGGCTGAGGCATATTGTTCCATGCAGCCATAATTGCCGCAGCCGCATAATCTACCATTCGGATGAACAGACATATGCCCAACTTCCATAGCCACGCCATGCTGACCTTGAAACGGCTGGCCATTTAAAATCAAACCACCACCAACACCTGTGCCCAATCCCAAATAAATGAGATGATTGATTTGACTAGCACGCGTGACATACTCTCCGTAGGCTGCAGCTAATGCATCGTTTTCCGTCATGACAGGCAGCTCTATCAGCTGACTTAAATCGGCACTTAAATCTACGTCAACTAAACCGGGCAAATTGGGAGATTGCGAAATTTTTTGCGTATGCGGATCGATAAAACCTGGAAAGCCTATGCCAACGGCCGATATATTGGGATACTTCACATGCATACTATCTATTGCCGCTGCTGTCGCATTTAAAATGGCTCGCCATGCTTGCTCTGGCGTGTGAATTTTACACATATTAGAAAAATCAGTTTGAAAGCGTTTTTCCTCTATTAAGCGAGGAGGAATGTTAGGCGTAGTTTCATCATAATCCACTACGCCCAAACGTAGATTTGTACCGCCAACATCGATACCAATTAATACTGTCATGATGACGCCTCCATCGTATTAACTTCTTGCCGTCCGAGTAATCACTTCAGTAATACTTTCTTCCTGAGCTAATATTAACTGTTGCCAATTAAAACGCCAATGCCAATTGCCAGAGCACGTGCCTGGGGTATTCATACGGTGACTAGAATCCAGCGCCAATATATCTTGCATTGGAATAATCGCTAATTGTGCATGAGACTCAAACACAAGGTTAATCAAGTCAGCTGGCATGTGTACATCATGTTCCTCAGAACGTGAAGAATATATATAAGCCTGCACATGACCACGCTGACTATCATCTAAACTGTTATACCAACCAAGTGTTGTGTCATTATCGTGCGTACCTGTATAAGCCACACTACTAGCTTCGATGTGATGCGGCAAATAGGGATTATCATCTTGACCACTAAACGCAAACTGCAGAATCTTCATACCCGGCAAGTCGTATTGATGCCTTAGTGCATCCACTTCTGGCGTAATAATGCCCAAGTCTTCTGCAACTAAACAAATCTTAGGTAAGGCTTTAAAAATGGCTGCCAGTAAAGCTTCACCCGGCGCTAATACCCATTGACCATTAATTGCCGTATCTTCACTTGCAGGAATCTCCCAAGCAGCTTGCAAGCCTCTAAAATGGTCAATGCGTACAATGTCAAACAAGGCGTTTTGTGTTGCCATGCGCGAAACCCACCAGCTAAAATTATCGGCCGCCATTGCATCCCAGTTATAGTGTGGGTTACCCCAACGCTGACCTGTAGCGCAGAAGTAATCTGGCGGCACGCCTGCCACCACCTCCATATTTTTATAATCATCTAACTTAAAGAAGTGCGGCTGCGCCCAAACATCTGCACTGTCATACGCAACAAAAATTGGAATGTCACCAAATAAATAAACGTTTTTAGTCGCAGCATAAGCTTTGAGTGCTAGCCACTGGGTAAAAAATACAAACTGGGTAAACTGGATAATAGTGATTTCATGTGCCAGTTCTTTACGTGCCTGCTTAAGCGTTGCAACATCTCTGTTTTTATAGCCATCAGGCCAATATTGCCAGCCAGCCAGATTAAACTTATGACGTAATGCTAAAAATAAGGCAAAATCATTCAGCCAGCGTGCTTGTTTTTTACAAAACTTTTTGAAATTGAGCTGCTCTTTCTCTGCCAAAGACTCTACCTGCTTGGCTTGCTCTCGAAATACCTCATAGGCTGTTGCAATCAAATCGGCTTTACTGATTGACTCGCCAGTTAAATCCTTTTGATTAAGCAAGCCTTGTGATTGTAGTCTTTCAAGACTAATAAAATCAGGATTGCCCGCAAAGGCTGATAAACACTGATAAGGAGAGTTATCTGCATGTGGCATATTGATTGGCAATGTTTGCCAAACGCTTACGCCAATTCTACTTAAGAAATCTACAAAGCGGTAAGCCTCTGCGCCTAAATCACCTACCCCGAAATCATGCGCGTCAGGGGAGCTAGGCAAAGAGCTAATGTGTAACAACACCCCTGATCGGCGTTGAGATAAAAGAGATAAATTAGTGCGTTTCATTATTACCTACATAAAATTATGTTGACGTGAAGCTGGTTAACACTAATTACATCTATATGCGCTTACTTACATTGAGCTTAAACCTGCCCTCTACGCATTGTGCCAGCATTATCTGCATTACCACCACCAGCACTAATTGTTTTATGCAAAATTGCAGGTACTGGCTGTTGTAGCAGAGTATACAAGTTGATTAAATTACGACGATACAGCTGGTCAAAGCTCGCCACGCTATCTGACGAGTTATAATCACCAAACCACCAAAACCAATCTGAGCCTTCACAAATCGAAAGCTGGCGTTCGCAAGCTTTTAATTGATTGGCATCTAAACTATTACTCAACATCACATCATCGTAGGTTTTTTTCGCAGCACAGAGTAAATCCCATGCCAAGTTTTTATCCTTACTACCAATCCATGTGCTAAATGTGCCATATACCCAACTACCTGCCGCTATTTGTGAAAGAGCGGGAGCGGATATTCCTCTAGTTTTGTATTCTTTAGATTGATATAAATCAACGATGTCGCTGTAAGTCGTCATTTCAATATCAGGATGATTGGTCAGCGCCGCATACAATTCGTTCAAAAAGTAATAACCATTGTATGGGTAGTATTCCCAAGCATTTTCACCATCCAATATAACGCTAACGACTTTGGCGTATTCATTGGAATTGGCTTTGTGGATACCCTCTAAGGTTTGAATGAAGTCACTCACGGCATCTGGCGTATGCATTTTTGCATATTCAAAGCCGATTTTATCTGAAAGATTATCATCTCTAAAAAAGCATAAAATATCTTCTTTACCATTCGTCACACGGTATGGTTGATAGAGGTATTCACTCTTATCTTGTAGACCCATCTGCGACTTCAACAAGCTGTTAGCCAGCACTGCCTGCCCTGTAGCCGCCCACTCCACGCCATGCTCTGCCATCAAGGAGAGCGCGGCATTAGACACGCCACCTTCTGCAGGCCACATTCCACGGGGTAGTTGACCAAATAAATTAGTATGATATTTACTTGCGGCAACTACATGAGCCGCAGCACGCTCTTGCCCACCTGCATATCGGGCATATTTAGGTAATGGTGCATACGGCATAGCATCTATCGTAGATTTAAAATCTATCAATAATGGCAAAATCGGGTGGTAGTATGGCGTAGTCGAAATCTCAATCTGCTTGGATTTCATCAACGCTTTGTAGCGTGGAATTAAGTTAGAAATTGTTTCAGCTATCACATCAAACAATTGTGTTCTATCTTCTAAGGTAAAACTTAACCCCTTAGTCATGAGTGTCTGCACTACTTTGTTATTACGGCGCAAACTCTCGCCGCACCAAGCTAAGTGATACCACACTAATAAATCCGCTTTATATTGTGCAGACAAATAATGAAACTCTTCTTTGTCATCCGAGATTGGCTCTATGAGCTGATAAAGCTGCAATAAGCGCTGATAATGCGGGAACGGACTCAGCATTTTCTCGTGATGGCTTTTGAAACAGCTATTCACAAT is drawn from Methylotenera versatilis 301 and contains these coding sequences:
- a CDS encoding ROK family protein; the encoded protein is MTVLIGIDVGGTNLRLGVVDYDETTPNIPPRLIEEKRFQTDFSNMCKIHTPEQAWRAILNATAAAIDSMHVKYPNISAVGIGFPGFIDPHTQKISQSPNLPGLVDVDLSADLSQLIELPVMTENDALAAAYGEYVTRASQINHLIYLGLGTGVGGGLILNGQPFQGQHGVAMEVGHMSVHPNGRLCGCGNYGCMEQYASASGVAISYLEATGQQYNSHEIARLAHQGDTHAISAYSLAGKALAQALAQVLKVIDVTNVVIGGGMSAAWSLIEPAFAQQLNEDLIPALRGNVNLSISSMGDQAGIIGAAMLVQKKFII
- a CDS encoding glycoside hydrolase family 57 protein — encoded protein: MKPTRPKLYINLYWHMHQPDYRDIVSNEYVLPWTYLHAIKDYSDMAYHLEANPKARVSFNFVPILLEQLEDYTTQFKQNHIRDPLLALLIEPDLAGISYQQCRLIVNSCFKSHHEKMLSPFPHYQRLLQLYQLIEPISDDKEEFHYLSAQYKADLLVWYHLAWCGESLRRNNKVVQTLMTKGLSFTLEDRTQLFDVIAETISNLIPRYKALMKSKQIEISTTPYYHPILPLLIDFKSTIDAMPYAPLPKYARYAGGQERAAAHVVAASKYHTNLFGQLPRGMWPAEGGVSNAALSLMAEHGVEWAATGQAVLANSLLKSQMGLQDKSEYLYQPYRVTNGKEDILCFFRDDNLSDKIGFEYAKMHTPDAVSDFIQTLEGIHKANSNEYAKVVSVILDGENAWEYYPYNGYYFLNELYAALTNHPDIEMTTYSDIVDLYQSKEYKTRGISAPALSQIAAGSWVYGTFSTWIGSKDKNLAWDLLCAAKKTYDDVMLSNSLDANQLKACERQLSICEGSDWFWWFGDYNSSDSVASFDQLYRRNLINLYTLLQQPVPAILHKTISAGGGNADNAGTMRRGQV
- a CDS encoding GGDEF domain-containing protein, which gives rise to MQLLRLFDTKSPEINQSKILHDIIDRQTLASVFQPIINIQSGVILGHEGLIRGPENSDLYSPHNLFKFAKVENRVCDLELASLKVGLESFAKHACSNKIFVNVSPECLQEFGRNKLISIDYIESLGLNPKNIVLELTESSPTFDYSELYKVIDSYRNVGFQIALDDLGEGYSTLRLWSELRPEYVKIDKHFIHSINSDPVKLQFVKSIQQIADNSSTKVIAEGVETEAEFVILRDLNIAYCQGYLLGHPLPEPIQHVSKNIQHLFTRKTISVFPKAAGTERQGNILKLLEKAPFVTPATTNDEVNVMFESNEKLFSIPVVENGIPVGLISRFSMIDSFVRPFRKELYGKHSCTEFMDTKPLIVDGSITYHELSDLITQMEPHHLTNGFIITENEKYIGLGSGHALLRKITEMQISAARYANPLTLLPGNVPINEHIDRLLEKKNTFWACYCDLDNFKPFNDAYGFRQGDLVLQLVGETLAKSVDVNLDFVGHIGGDDFILICQTTNWEERCNFILSHLEEVIPTFYSEEDRKIGGIEIDDRQGKSTFYPFSTLSIGAVKIVPEEFASHYEVSAAMTVAKKEAKRINGNSIFYERRFRGDEH
- a CDS encoding EAL domain-containing protein gives rise to the protein MVSWNKKRLLDLVKTRLAPWLISAMVLLVGLIITAVLWREANKNHTENLNAALEYAADQTQTNILARLHAYETVMRGVKGFIDGSESVTVSEFRSYVDALKIHEKKTGVLGIGLVTIVPYADKTRHLEEIRKLGLPNYKIRPEGNRQVYAPIIRMEPMAGDNIKALGLDVFAVPIARAAMERARDSNEVAISNHFTLVQDAGKSNVFSFVMYLPIFKAGARLDTLSAKRTNIKGWVDVPFRINDLMAGLKGEFDQDIGLEIHDGNTVSGQSLMYRSATKSPKYSIAEGMLQTKRQLDFAGHTWTLLLNTTPEFELRVTNLHQSKIIAGAGFALSLMLALLAWVLVKGQQVAKNRYLKLFKQSGSGILVLNQEHRILDANPAALEMFGYQREEFLSLHLPRVLVDAEVERVNPVLESMMAGESHTGEWVHVRKDGTKFMAEVNARKLDDHTYFAILHNLTNRKKNEHRILRLNNLYQALSETNQAIVRMSDENDLFPLACKCAVKFGGMQTAWVGVLDEESKLILPVATYGHGLDFLESLQISSRADIQEGQGPSGTAFRENHYVVVNNFLEDPLTQPWRAYSHQYGWKALGAFPIARNGKPFAIFIVYSPEIDAFDQETIALLNEMTSDISFALDNFDREAQRRLAQDKLQLAQLEAAESRDRYRDLYEFAPIGYLSISKHGMITEVNWKVTSMLGVKRGELNEQHFSQFVIDEEKSRWQKLFLSMQDLDGGEELNFDIKLTHVSGAIITANLNCLRMDDDAEQPILRVAMLDVTQLKHTEEEKQRSDVRLQAIIDAIPDLLFEIDIHGRYFSAHSPSKHLLPVPPEALIGKTVREVMPEGAANIVMSAISEAYDTDRSQGRQFELTLPGGKFWFELSVAKKPKVAGEDIRFILLSRDVTERKQSELKLLESSASLAKAQASAHLGSWELDLTTMVGSWSDENFRLYDLDPELGTPSFAEYLELIHPDDRDLVTDIQRQLATLIGSIQFESRTNPSLGAVRTLSNSIKVIRDASGRAIRATGTSLDITERKLAELEFRIAATAFESQEGMMVTDVNKIILRVNKAFTKISGYTAEEAVGQTPRLVSSGHHHEDFYASMWQNIDASGYWEGEVWNRRKNGEVYPQHLTITAVMGDNGIVTNYVATFTDVTLRNAAEAEINHLAFYDVLTRLPNRRLLIDRLNHALSAGARLGWGGALLFLDLDHFKTLNDTLGHDVGDLLLRQVADRLTDCVREGDTVARLGGDEFVVMLEDLSKHPLEAAGQAETIANKILISISQPYQLGASAYQTTASIGVVLFSENEHSQDVLLKHADIAMYQAKKMGRNTLCFFDPNMQEAINMRAALEVDLRKALDNNQFELYYQVQVDRLGKALGAEALIRWIHPERGLVSPLEFIPLAEETGLILPIGQWVLETACAQLKAWQTKRQTQALTLSINVSAKQFYQNTFAKQVQAAVKHSGINPIRLKLELTESIMLENIEATITKMMELKNIGVNFSLDDFGTGYSSLQYLKLLPLYQLKIDRSFVREIAIDTSDQAIVRTVIAMAETLNLDVIAEGVETDEQRELLMNCGCNAYQGFLFGRPMPIAQFNLALKP
- the malQ gene encoding 4-alpha-glucanotransferase, translating into MKRTNLSLLSQRRSGVLLHISSLPSSPDAHDFGVGDLGAEAYRFVDFLSRIGVSVWQTLPINMPHADNSPYQCLSAFAGNPDFISLERLQSQGLLNQKDLTGESISKADLIATAYEVFREQAKQVESLAEKEQLNFKKFCKKQARWLNDFALFLALRHKFNLAGWQYWPDGYKNRDVATLKQARKELAHEITIIQFTQFVFFTQWLALKAYAATKNVYLFGDIPIFVAYDSADVWAQPHFFKLDDYKNMEVVAGVPPDYFCATGQRWGNPHYNWDAMAADNFSWWVSRMATQNALFDIVRIDHFRGLQAAWEIPASEDTAINGQWVLAPGEALLAAIFKALPKICLVAEDLGIITPEVDALRHQYDLPGMKILQFAFSGQDDNPYLPHHIEASSVAYTGTHDNDTTLGWYNSLDDSQRGHVQAYIYSSRSEEHDVHMPADLINLVFESHAQLAIIPMQDILALDSSHRMNTPGTCSGNWHWRFNWQQLILAQEESITEVITRTARS